One Mangifera indica cultivar Alphonso chromosome 4, CATAS_Mindica_2.1, whole genome shotgun sequence genomic region harbors:
- the LOC123214616 gene encoding uncharacterized protein LOC123214616 — MAAAAAAATLSLSLVRSQQNHYDKTTLSLFTLSPFIIPTKHSLFSLKKPHHYPFRDFHSSSSSSSSNHTTSSFLHDSFRTGRFLTNEEIEKLKNLENFVHFQELKSGFLWVRVMRPEDMDSTVGLLAQSFAESMLLRSGYEKLLSFLVKQYLVERRGVMPHAVTLIGFYRGKEEEEPCKEVDLVGTVEVCFDSRGANASPPTPTPPRNSPYICNMTVKMPLRRKGIGWHLLKASEELISQMSSSKDVYLHCRMIDAAPFNMYRKAGYNIIKTDSILILLMLQRRKHLMCKKLTVFESPSKSDMSASDEEFCS, encoded by the exons ATGGCTGcagctgctgctgctgcaaCACTCTCGCTCTCTCTGGTTAGATCCCAACAGAATCATTATGACAAAACAACACTATCTTTGTTTACTCTTTCACCTTtcataattcccaccaaacaCTCTCTTTTCTCCCTCAAAAAACCCCACCATTACCCCTTCAGAGATTTTcactcttcctcttcttcatcttcttccaacCACACCACCTCTTCATTTCTCCATGATTCTTTTCGAACCGGAAGGTTTTTGACCAATGAAGAGATTGAGAAGCTCAAGAACCTCGAAAATTTTGtacattttcaagaattgaaaTCTGGGTTTTTGTGGGTTCGTGTGATGAGACCTGAAGACATGGATTCTACTGTGGGTTTGTTAGCTCAATCGTTCGCTGAGTCAATGCTGCTACGTTCGGGGTATGAGAAATTGTTAAGCTTCTTAGTGAAGCAGTATTTAGTTGAGAGAAGAGGTGTGATGCCTCATGCTGTTACACTTATTGGGTTTTATAGAGGAAAGGAAGAGGAGGAGCCTTGTAAAGAAGTAGACTTGGTGGGCACTGTGGAGGTTTGTTTTGATAGCCGGGGTGCAAATGCTTCACCTCCCACGCCTACTCCTCCCCGAAACTCGCCTTATATTTGTAACATGACTGTTAAAATGCCACTGCGAAG GAAGGGTATTGGTTGGCATCTTCTGAAGGCAAGTGAAGAACTAATATCTCAGATGAGTTCCTCAAAAGATGTGTATCTGCACTGCAGAATGATTGATGCTGCCCCATTTAACATGTATAGGAAAGCAGGGTATAACATCATTAAAACAGATAGTATCTTAATATTGTTGATGCTGCAGAGACGCAAGCACTTGATGTGCAAGAAGCTTACAGTTTTTGAAAGCCCCTCAAAATCAGATATGTCAGCCTCTGATGAGgaattttgttcataa
- the LOC123214615 gene encoding probable serine/threonine-protein kinase PBL28 isoform X2, with translation MPFGLVSAWNKRRRSKSQDHTDPCKFFFTFFGGIFSLFEHLPIYLPGIYRPAEYWQLENTAPQPPKRRHGSSVFTLREMEEATCSFSDENFLGKGGFGRVYRGTLRSGEVVAIKKMELPPFKVAEGELEFRVEVDILSRLDHPNLVSLIGYCADGKHRFLVYEYMQKGNLQDHLNGIGEAKMDWPSRLKVALGAARGLAYLHSSSAVGIPIVHRDFKSTNILLSANFEAKISDFGLAKLMPEGQETYVTARVLGTFGYFDPEYTSTGKLTLQSDVYAFGVVLLELLTGRRAVDINQGPSDQNLVLQVKHILNDRKKLRKVIDPELNLSSYTVESIAMFANLASRCVRTESSERPAMTECVKELQMIIYINSKGLGMPMHAFRMV, from the exons ATGCCATTCGGATTGGTCTCGGCATGGAACAAGCGCAGAAGAAGCAAGTCCCAAGATCACACCGACCCTTGTAAGTTTTTCTTC ACCTTTTTCGGAGGAATCTTTTCATTGTTTGAACATCTACCTATATACCTTCCAGGGATTTACAGACCAGCAGAGTATTGGCAGCTCGAAAATACAGCACCCCAACCTCCGAAAAGACGCCATGGATCATCAGTTTTTACTCTCAGGGAAATGGAAGAGGCAACGTGCTCTTTCAGTGATGAAAATTTTCTGGGTAAAGGAGGATTCGGCCGAGTTTACAGGGGCACTTTGCGGTCGGGTGAG GTTGTTGCAATAAAGAAAATGGAGTTGCCGCCATTTAAAGTAGCTGAAGGAGAACTCGAGTTCCGGGTTGAAGTTGATATCTTAAGCAGACTTGACCATCCAAATCTGGTTTCCCTGATAGGCTACTGTGCCGATGGAAAACACCGCTTTCTGGTGTATGAGTACATGCAAAAAGGAAACCTGCAAGATCACTTAAATG GAATTGGGGAAGCAAAAATGGACTGGCCTTCAAGGCTCAAAGTGGCACTTGGAGCAGCGAGGGGACTTGCTTATCTTCATTCAAGCTCTGCTGTTGGGATTCCAATTGTTCACAGAGATTTCAAATCCACCAATATACTTCTAAGTGCCAACTTTGAAGCAAAG ATATCAGACTTCGGCCTGGCTAAGTTAATGCCAGAAGGTCAGGAGACTTACGTGACTGCTAGAGTTCTGGGCACCTTTGGCTACTTTGATCCTGAGTATACATCG ACAGGGAAACTCACTTTACAAAGTGATGTTTATGCATTTGGAGTGGTTCTTTTAGAACTTTTGACAGGACGCAGAGCAGTCGACATAAACCAGGGGCCAAGTGATCAAAACCTTGTATTACAG GTGAAGCACATATTGAACGATCGGAAGAAGTTGCGCAAGGTAATAGATCCAGAGCTCAATCTAAGTTCATACACCGTGGAATCTATAGCCATGTTTGCAAACCTGGCATCACGCTGCGTTCGTACTGAGAGCAGTGAGAGACCCGCAATGACAGAGTGTGTAAAAGAACTCCagatgattatatatataaattcaaaaggCTTGGGAATGCCTATGCATGCATTCAGAATGGTCTGA
- the LOC123214615 gene encoding probable serine/threonine-protein kinase PBL28 isoform X1 — translation MPFGLVSAWNKRRRSKSQDHTDPWIYRPAEYWQLENTAPQPPKRRHGSSVFTLREMEEATCSFSDENFLGKGGFGRVYRGTLRSGEVVAIKKMELPPFKVAEGELEFRVEVDILSRLDHPNLVSLIGYCADGKHRFLVYEYMQKGNLQDHLNGIGEAKMDWPSRLKVALGAARGLAYLHSSSAVGIPIVHRDFKSTNILLSANFEAKISDFGLAKLMPEGQETYVTARVLGTFGYFDPEYTSTGKLTLQSDVYAFGVVLLELLTGRRAVDINQGPSDQNLVLQVKHILNDRKKLRKVIDPELNLSSYTVESIAMFANLASRCVRTESSERPAMTECVKELQMIIYINSKGLGMPMHAFRMV, via the exons ATGCCATTCGGATTGGTCTCGGCATGGAACAAGCGCAGAAGAAGCAAGTCCCAAGATCACACCGACCCTT GGATTTACAGACCAGCAGAGTATTGGCAGCTCGAAAATACAGCACCCCAACCTCCGAAAAGACGCCATGGATCATCAGTTTTTACTCTCAGGGAAATGGAAGAGGCAACGTGCTCTTTCAGTGATGAAAATTTTCTGGGTAAAGGAGGATTCGGCCGAGTTTACAGGGGCACTTTGCGGTCGGGTGAG GTTGTTGCAATAAAGAAAATGGAGTTGCCGCCATTTAAAGTAGCTGAAGGAGAACTCGAGTTCCGGGTTGAAGTTGATATCTTAAGCAGACTTGACCATCCAAATCTGGTTTCCCTGATAGGCTACTGTGCCGATGGAAAACACCGCTTTCTGGTGTATGAGTACATGCAAAAAGGAAACCTGCAAGATCACTTAAATG GAATTGGGGAAGCAAAAATGGACTGGCCTTCAAGGCTCAAAGTGGCACTTGGAGCAGCGAGGGGACTTGCTTATCTTCATTCAAGCTCTGCTGTTGGGATTCCAATTGTTCACAGAGATTTCAAATCCACCAATATACTTCTAAGTGCCAACTTTGAAGCAAAG ATATCAGACTTCGGCCTGGCTAAGTTAATGCCAGAAGGTCAGGAGACTTACGTGACTGCTAGAGTTCTGGGCACCTTTGGCTACTTTGATCCTGAGTATACATCG ACAGGGAAACTCACTTTACAAAGTGATGTTTATGCATTTGGAGTGGTTCTTTTAGAACTTTTGACAGGACGCAGAGCAGTCGACATAAACCAGGGGCCAAGTGATCAAAACCTTGTATTACAG GTGAAGCACATATTGAACGATCGGAAGAAGTTGCGCAAGGTAATAGATCCAGAGCTCAATCTAAGTTCATACACCGTGGAATCTATAGCCATGTTTGCAAACCTGGCATCACGCTGCGTTCGTACTGAGAGCAGTGAGAGACCCGCAATGACAGAGTGTGTAAAAGAACTCCagatgattatatatataaattcaaaaggCTTGGGAATGCCTATGCATGCATTCAGAATGGTCTGA
- the LOC123214617 gene encoding MLP-like protein 423: MSMVITSQVSPCLLILLFFLFYIMASGGKLEVEIEVKSPADKFWGAIRDSTTLFPKAFSHDYKSIEVLEGDGKAPGSVRLITYAEGSPIVKVSTEKIEAVDDVKKVVTYNVIAGDLLKYYKVFKGIITVSPKGDGSLVKWSCEYEKASNEIPDPSVIKEFAVKNFKEVDEYITKT; encoded by the exons ATGTCTATGGTGATCACCTCTCAAGTGTCTCCCTGTCTCTTAATTTTgctgttttttctattttatataatgGCTTCTGGTGGAAAGCTTGAGGTTGAGATTGAGGTCAAGTCTCCCGCTGATAAATTCTGGGGAGCTATCAGAGACTCCACCACTCTCTTTCCCAAAGCCTTTTCTCACGATTACAAGAGCATTGAAGTTCTTGAGGGCGATGGCAAAGCCCCTGGCTCTGTTCGTCTCATAACATATGCTGAAG GTTCTCCAATTGTTAAGGTATCGACTGAAAAGATCGAAGCTGTAGATGATGTGAAGAAGGTGGTTACTTACAATGTGATTGCTGGGGATCTCTTGAAGTACTATAAGGTTTTCAAGGGCATCATCACTGTAAGTCCAAAGGGAGATGGGAGCTTGGTGAAATGGTCATGCGAATATGAAAAGGCAAGCAATGAAATTCCTGATCCAAGCGTTATCAAGGAATTTGCTGTCAAGAACTTCAAAGAAGTGGATGAATACATAACCAAAACATAG